A single Vigna radiata var. radiata cultivar VC1973A chromosome 8, Vradiata_ver6, whole genome shotgun sequence DNA region contains:
- the LOC106769920 gene encoding purine-uracil permease NCS1: protein MVLSQSQCLSLTFHLPPFLNPVPPFKNPSFSSSPNHTFFPSKLKKTLLSPSLDKLLPMKCSNSSNSISLPPDLEFESDPTLTNEDLKPTAPSQRTFSGFEIASLWVGLVVGVPSYYLAGSLVDLGMAWWQGIATVVAANMVLLVPLVLTGHAGTRYGISFPVLVRSSFGIHGAHIPTLLRALIGCGWYGIESWIGGEAIFLLLPRSIKEASFSQPLPWLGTSPLEFACFLIFWVAQLAFVWTGIDGIRKLEKYSAPILVALTSCLLIWSCVKAGGIGHMLSLSSKLSASEFWSIFFPSLTANISFWATVAINIPDFTRYAKSQKDQVIGQIGLPIYMGAFTFVGVAVTSSTKVIFGELISDPIKLLGQIGGLTTRIIAIFGISLAIITTNIAANVVAPANALVNLSPKWFTFSRGALLTALLGIAFQPWRLLQSSESFVYTWLVGYSALMGPIAGIVLADYYIIHKTNLNMNDLYSKSPYGTYWYSGGFNVAAILALVIGVLPVVPGFLQKIGIATSVPNTFVVIYNNAWFISFFSAGFLYLFLSNLRGKPGNSAARDPLLPTAK from the coding sequence ATGGTATTATCTCAATCTCAATGTCTAAGTTTAACATTCCATCTTCCTCCTTTTCTCAACCCAGTGCCACCATTCAAAAATCCaagcttttcttcttctcccaaCCATACTTTCTTTCCttcaaaactcaaaaaaacACTTCTTTCACCGTCCTTAGACAAACTCTTACCAATGAAATGTTCCAACTCTTCAAACTCCATCTCACTACCACCTGATTTGGAGTTTGAGTCTGATCCCACTCTCACCAATGAAGACCTGAAGCCAACAGCACCGAGTCAAAGGACATTTTCTGGCTTTGAAATAGCAAGTTTATGGGTTGGACTGGTTGTTGGTGTCCCTTCTTACTACCTTGCCGGTAGCCTTGTTGACCTTGGCATGGCTTGGTGGCAAGGCATAGCAACTGTGGTGGCAGCCAACATGGTCCTCTTGGTTCCTTTGGTCCTCACTGGGCATGCAGGCACACGTTATGGCATATCATTCCCAGTTCTTGTTAGATCCTCTTTTGGCATCCATGGTGCTCACATTCCTACACTTCTAAGAGCCCTAATTGGTTGTGGTTGGTATGGAATTGAGTCTTGGATTGGTGGGGAGGCTATTTTCCTTCTCTTGCCAAGATCCATTAAGGAAGCTTCATTTTCCCAGCCTCTACCTTGGCTTGGCACTTCCCCTCTTGAGTTTGCTTGCTTTTTGATCTTTTGGGTGGCTCAGTTGGCCTTCGTGTGGACAGGAATTGATGGTATTAGAAAGCTTGAGAAGTACTCAGCTCCAATATTGGTTGCTCTCACTTCTTGTCTTCTGATTTGGTCTTGTGTCAAAGCTGGTGGCATTGGTCACATGCTCTCTTTGTCTTCCAAGCTCTCTGCATCAGAATTCTGGTCTATTTTCTTCCCTTCCCTCACTGCCAATATAAGCTTTTGGGCCACTGTGGCTATTAACATTCCTGATTTCACAAGATATGCTAAGAGCCAGAAGGATCAAGTTATTGGTCAAATTGGACTTCCCATCTATATGGGGGCTTTCACATTTGTTGGTGTAGCAGTCACTTCATCCACAAAAGTGATATTTGGTGAACTCATTTCTGACCCTATTAAACTTCTTGGTCAAATTGGTGGCCTCACAACTAGGATCATTGCAATCTTTGGTATAAGCCTAGCCATTATCACCACCAATATTGCTGCCAATGTTGTTGCACCAGCAAATGCTCTAGTGAATCTCAGCCCCAAATGGTTCACCTTTAGCAGAGGAGCTCTTCTGACTGCACTCCTTGGGATTGCTTTTCAACCTTGGAGGCTTCTTCAGTCTAGTGAGAGCTTTGTTTACACTTGGCTAGTTGGATATTCTGCTTTGATGGGTCCTATTGCAGGGATTGTTCTAGCTGATTACTATATCATACACAAGACAAATTTGAATATGAATGACTTGTACTCAAAGAGTCCTTATGGGACATACTGGTATTCAGGGGGATTTAATGTAGCTGCTATTCTGGCACTAGTTATTGGAGTTTTACCTGTGGTTCCTGGTTTCTTGCAGAAAATTGGAATTGCAACTTCAGTTCCTAACACTTTTGTTGTGATCTACAACAATGCCTGGTTTATAAGCTTCTTTTCTGCAGGATTCTTGTATTTGTTTCTGTCAAATTTGAGAGGGAAACCTGGTAATTCTGCTGCTAGAGACCCCCTTTTGCCTACAGCAAAGTAA